CTGACCCGGCGCCAGGCCCGCGTGGTCCTGATCCTGGACAAGGACCTGCAGCTGCCCGCCGATACCATCGCCTCGGTCAAGACCAGCGGCCTCATCGGTGACAAGTACGTCAACCTGACCGCCGGCGGTTCCGAAGACGTCCTCGCCTCCGGGGACACCCTGGAAGAGACGGAATCCGCCGTGGACATCGAATCCCTTATCAGCAAATACGCCCTGGGAGGTGTGTAAGATGAACAACCGTCGCACGGTGCTCGGCCTGCTGGCCGGCGCTGCCCTGACCCTGTGTCTGTCCCTGCCCGCCTTTGCCCCCGCCGCCGTCGCCGCCGAGGCCTCTCCGGCCCGCAAGGCGCTGGAGGTGTCCATCAGCCGCGTGCTGGACTGCATCAAGAACCCCGACTATGTGAACCCCGCCACCCGGCCGCCCCTGCGCCGCCAGATCGAAGACGAGGTCTACCACATCTTCGATTTCGGCGAGTTCTCATCCCGTACGGTGGGCCCCCGCTGGAAGGAATTTTCCGCCGCCCAGAAAAAGAGCTTCAGCAATGCCTTCGCCGACCTGCTGCTGACCACCTATCTGAACAAGGTGGACGGCTATAACGGCGAACAGGTGGCCTATACCGGCGAGATCGCCAATGCCGCCAGGACCCGTGTGGAAGTCCGCACCGAGATCACCATGAAGGACGGCACCCGCGTGCCCGTGGCCTACCGCATGATGGCCAAGGACAACAGCTGGCGCGTCTATGACATCATCGTGGAGAACCTGAGCCTGGTCAAAAACTACCGCACCCAGTTCCAGGACATCCTGACCAGCGGCACCCCTGACGAGCTCATCGCCCGCGTCAGGGCCAAGGCCGACGAAGTGCGCAAGCAGCCGGTCGGCAAATAGCCGCCAAACGGAGAGAGCATGCGTCCCCACATCCTTGTCCCGCTCCTGCTGCTGACGCTCCTGTGCGCCGTGCCCGCCGGTGCCGCTCCGGCCGCTCCGGCCACGGAACACGCGCCGTCGAGCCTGTACGACAGCAGCAGCCCCACCATGCCGGCCGGGGCCATCTCCGTGCATCCCTATGCCCACGAGCAGATGGCCGACGGGGATTCCCTGGACGATTACGACAGCGAGCCCCTGACCAGCATCGCCGACCCGCTGGAGCCCTGGAACCGCTTCTGGTTCGCTTTCAACGACATCTTCTTCCTGCATGTCGCCAAGCCGGTCTACAACTTCTACGAGACCATCGTCCCCCAGCCCATCCGGGGCGGCGTCAAAAACTTCTATGCCAACATCCTCATGCCCAGGCGCATGATCAACAGCCTGCTGCAGTTCCGCATCAAGGAAGCCTTCGTGGAGTTCGGACGCTTCTGCATGAACACCACCGTGGGCCTGGGCGGCTTTGCCGATGTGGCCAGCACCAAGAAGATCCTGGTGGACATCGATCCCGGCGGCGAGGACTTCGGCCAGACCCTGGGCCGCTGGGGCATCGGGCACGGCTTCTACATCGTCTGGCCCTTCCTGGGGCCCAGCTCCGTGCGCGAGACCATCGGCTTTGCGGGCGACTGCGCCACCGATGTCTTCTTCTTCGTCCATCCCTGGGAGCTGGCCACGGCCTCCGAGCTCTACCTGCGCTTCAATGCCCTGGACGACCTGCTGCCCACCTACGAGAGCCTGAGCGGCATCGCCGTGGACCCGTACATCGCCGTGCGCGAGGCCTACATCCAGTACCGCGAGGCGCGCGTCAAGCGCTGAGCCGCCGCCATCCCGACGCCATCCGGGGGAAGGAGCCGCTTCCGCAAGGAAAGCCTCCTTCCCCTTTTCCAGCCCGCCGTGCCGTGTCCCAGTCAGGAACCGGCCGCCCAACCCAACAGCGGGGACCGCACAGCCCATGAACCTGGACGACACCCTCACTCTGGAACAGCTTTCCGTCAGTTTCAGCACGGACGACGGCGTCCTGCCCGCCGTCCATGCCGTCAGCCTCAGCCTGCCCCCGGCGGGCATCACCTGCCTGGTGGGCGAATCCGGCTGCGGCAAGAGCCTCACGGCCCGCGCCATCCTGCATCTGCTGCCCGAAAATGCCCATATCAGCGGCCGCATCCTGTTCCGCGGCCGCGACCTGCGCACCATGACCCCGGAAGAGATGCGCGCCCTGCGGGGCCGCCATATCGCCATGATCTTCCAGGAGCCCATGACCTCGCTCAACCCGGTGCTGAAAGTGGGCATGCAGACCGCGGAGCCCCTGCGCCTGCACCTGGGCCTGTCCCGCAGCGAGGCCCGGCGGGAGGTCGTCCGCCTGTTCTCCGAGGTGGGCATCCCCGCGGCGGAGAGCCGTTACGACGATTACCCCCACCAGCTTTCCGGCGGCATGCGCCAGCGCGTGATGATCGCCATGGCCCTGGCCTGCAAGCCCGACCTGCTGCTGGCGGACGAACCCACCACGGCCCTCGACGCCACCATCCAGGGCCAGATCCTCAGCCTCATCACGGAGCAGAGCCGCAAGCGCGGCATGGCCGTGCTCTTCATCACCCACGACCTGGGCGTGGTGGCCCGCATCGCCGACACCGTGGGGGTCATGTACGCGGGGCATCTGGTGGAGCACGCCCCCACGGCCGAACTGTTCCGCAATCCCCTGCATCCCTATACGCGCGGGCTCATGCGCTCCGCACCGGGACGCGCGGCCATGGGCATGCGGCGCCTGCCCGCCATCACCGGCAGCGTCCCCCGCCTGGACAACATGCCCGAAGGCTGCCCCTTTGCCCCGCGCTGTGACGAAGCCCTGCCGCGCTGCTTTGAAAGCGCTCCTGTGGCCCGTTGCGAGAACGGCCACAGCGTGGCCTGCTGGGCGGTATAGGCCGCCTCAATCAGAGGACGGGATGCGCCGGACAAGGACCTGTATCCAGCGCTCCCGCAGCTCCGCTGCGCGGTCGTCCTCCCCTGTCCGCATGTCCAGGCAGACAAGCCCCGGCAGCGTCTCCAGCAGGTCCCGGACAGCGGCCTCGTCCATATCGGTGAAGCGGCGCCCGTCCGGGCTGTGGCGCTGCCCCTGACCGTACTTGAAATTGAAGAACATCACGCCGCCGGGACGCAGGGCACGCTGCAAACGCCGCAAGACGTCGGGCAGATCCGCCGGGGCCACATGCAGAAGACTGGCGCAGGCCCAGATGCCGTCGAAACGCTCCTGCCATACCACCTCTTCGAAACAGAGCACAGGCACGTCCTGCCCCAGCAGGAGCGCTGCCTGCCGGGCCATCTGCGGCGAGGCATCGAAGGCCTCGACCCGGAAGCCCGCCTGACGGAAAGCCAGCGCGTCCCGTCCCGACCCGCAACCGGCATCAAGGATGCGCCCGCCGGGGCGCACATGCGGCAAAAAACGGGCATACAGGGGCCGCAGGTCCATATCATGGGATGCCGCAGCGTAGCTGGCCGCGCGCTGGTCATAGAATGCCGTATCCGGTGCCATAGGCGCCCTCCCTTCATCTCATGGTGCCGGGACATAGCCGGTCATGGGCGGATGGCCCTGCCCTTCCCGGAAGGGGCGCAGGGCCTGTCCGTTGCCGCTGCCTTGCCGCAGGAAGTCCCGGAGCAGGATGGCCGGTCACGGACTGCCTGACCACATCACAGGCTTCTCCGGGACGCCCTCCGGCCAGACCCGAAAAACAAAAAAGGGGGACCGGAGTCCCCCTTTGCGAGCGTCATGACGGACAGCGGAACTAGTCCTTCTTGTCCTTCTTCAGCCAGGTCATCATGCCGCGCAGCTCCTTGCCCACCTGCTCCAGCTGGTGGTTGGCTTCGTTGCGGCGGGTGGCCATGAACATGGGATAGTTGGCGCGGGCTTCGAGGATGAAGTCACGGGCGAACTTGCCGCTC
This is a stretch of genomic DNA from Desulfovibrio piger. It encodes these proteins:
- the mlaD gene encoding outer membrane lipid asymmetry maintenance protein MlaD, with product MNPFRQTAVGIFVLLGLVCVAYLTIKLGKMEVFDSKGFELVANFNSVSGLRVGADVEMAGVPVGRVASIRLDDDLTRRQARVVLILDKDLQLPADTIASVKTSGLIGDKYVNLTAGGSEDVLASGDTLEETESAVDIESLISKYALGGV
- a CDS encoding ABC transporter ATP-binding protein: MNLDDTLTLEQLSVSFSTDDGVLPAVHAVSLSLPPAGITCLVGESGCGKSLTARAILHLLPENAHISGRILFRGRDLRTMTPEEMRALRGRHIAMIFQEPMTSLNPVLKVGMQTAEPLRLHLGLSRSEARREVVRLFSEVGIPAAESRYDDYPHQLSGGMRQRVMIAMALACKPDLLLADEPTTALDATIQGQILSLITEQSRKRGMAVLFITHDLGVVARIADTVGVMYAGHLVEHAPTAELFRNPLHPYTRGLMRSAPGRAAMGMRRLPAITGSVPRLDNMPEGCPFAPRCDEALPRCFESAPVARCENGHSVACWAV
- a CDS encoding class I SAM-dependent methyltransferase is translated as MAPDTAFYDQRAASYAAASHDMDLRPLYARFLPHVRPGGRILDAGCGSGRDALAFRQAGFRVEAFDASPQMARQAALLLGQDVPVLCFEEVVWQERFDGIWACASLLHVAPADLPDVLRRLQRALRPGGVMFFNFKYGQGQRHSPDGRRFTDMDEAAVRDLLETLPGLVCLDMRTGEDDRAAELRERWIQVLVRRIPSSD
- a CDS encoding ABC transporter substrate-binding protein, whose amino-acid sequence is MNNRRTVLGLLAGAALTLCLSLPAFAPAAVAAEASPARKALEVSISRVLDCIKNPDYVNPATRPPLRRQIEDEVYHIFDFGEFSSRTVGPRWKEFSAAQKKSFSNAFADLLLTTYLNKVDGYNGEQVAYTGEIANAARTRVEVRTEITMKDGTRVPVAYRMMAKDNSWRVYDIIVENLSLVKNYRTQFQDILTSGTPDELIARVRAKADEVRKQPVGK
- a CDS encoding VacJ family lipoprotein; this encodes MRPHILVPLLLLTLLCAVPAGAAPAAPATEHAPSSLYDSSSPTMPAGAISVHPYAHEQMADGDSLDDYDSEPLTSIADPLEPWNRFWFAFNDIFFLHVAKPVYNFYETIVPQPIRGGVKNFYANILMPRRMINSLLQFRIKEAFVEFGRFCMNTTVGLGGFADVASTKKILVDIDPGGEDFGQTLGRWGIGHGFYIVWPFLGPSSVRETIGFAGDCATDVFFFVHPWELATASELYLRFNALDDLLPTYESLSGIAVDPYIAVREAYIQYREARVKR